A stretch of Episyrphus balteatus chromosome 2, idEpiBalt1.1, whole genome shotgun sequence DNA encodes these proteins:
- the LOC129909112 gene encoding uncharacterized protein LOC129909112 isoform X1, with protein MELKTVEKLISLVRERPTIYGPRPKRGKKKHQRILDALWGEIAIEMNRPVRQCKLKWTTLRNCYARLLREERSHKVKKRHWHLRNEMNFLRDHIQPYTESRLKLLSKRTNSLRCKISKSDNSTTNCSIDQNSFTSSIIEQQKDCSSNDLYQNPQVPEFIIEETNEQCNNTNNNNWEQEENLPENNETLNFSPVIKINPFSLSERINESSEDTFQPKNKNEQSESNSLFLRSLLADLNKLSGRKQRIFKRKTLEVLEDLFNEGEYDIPRDESNVRQCQLTRSNYNFQQQQAVIAEKFVHKTEPTSP; from the exons ATGGAGCTCAAGACTGTTGAAAAACTGATTTCCTTGGTCAGAGAGAGGCCAACTATCTATGGACCACGTCCAAAGAGAGGCAAGAAGAAACACCAGAGGATACTTGATGCACTTTGGGGTGAAATAGCTATTGAGATGAATCGACCTG TGCGCCAATGTAAACTAAAATGGACTACCTTAAGAAACTGTTATGCAAGGCTATTACGCGAAGAACGTTCccacaaagtaaaaaaaagacattGGCATCTTAGAAACGAAATGAATTTCTTGAGAGATCACATACAACCGTACACCGAAAGCAGGTTAAAGCTGTTATCAAAACGCACAAATTCATTACgttgtaaaatatcaaaatctgATAATTCCACAACGAATTGCTCAATTgatcaaaattcttttacatCTTCTATAATTgaacaacaaaaagattgttCCTCAAATGATTTATATCAAAATCCACAAGTACCAGAGTTTATAATTGAGGAAACAAACGAGCAAtgcaacaacaccaacaacaacaactgggAGCAGGAAGAAAATTTGCCAGAAAATAATGAAACACTTAATTTTAGTCCAGTGATCAAAATCAATCCATTTTCGTTAAGTGAAAGAATAAATGAATCATCAGAGGATActtttcaaccaaaaaataaaaatgaacaatCCGAATCAAATAGTTTGTTCTTACGAAGTTTATTAGCTGACTTAAATAAACTTTCCGGTAGAAAACAACGAATTTTTAAGCGAAAAACTTTAGAAGTGCTAGAAGATTTATTTAACGAAGGAGAATATGATATTCCTAGAGATGAAAGTAATGTTAGACAATGCCAACTAACGAGATCTAACTACAActttcaacaacaacaagcaGTTATAGCTGAAAAATTCGTTCACAAAACGGAACCTACAAGTCCAtag
- the LOC129909112 gene encoding uncharacterized protein LOC129909112 isoform X2 — protein sequence MRQCKLKWTTLRNCYARLLREERSHKVKKRHWHLRNEMNFLRDHIQPYTESRLKLLSKRTNSLRCKISKSDNSTTNCSIDQNSFTSSIIEQQKDCSSNDLYQNPQVPEFIIEETNEQCNNTNNNNWEQEENLPENNETLNFSPVIKINPFSLSERINESSEDTFQPKNKNEQSESNSLFLRSLLADLNKLSGRKQRIFKRKTLEVLEDLFNEGEYDIPRDESNVRQCQLTRSNYNFQQQQAVIAEKFVHKTEPTSP from the exons A TGCGCCAATGTAAACTAAAATGGACTACCTTAAGAAACTGTTATGCAAGGCTATTACGCGAAGAACGTTCccacaaagtaaaaaaaagacattGGCATCTTAGAAACGAAATGAATTTCTTGAGAGATCACATACAACCGTACACCGAAAGCAGGTTAAAGCTGTTATCAAAACGCACAAATTCATTACgttgtaaaatatcaaaatctgATAATTCCACAACGAATTGCTCAATTgatcaaaattcttttacatCTTCTATAATTgaacaacaaaaagattgttCCTCAAATGATTTATATCAAAATCCACAAGTACCAGAGTTTATAATTGAGGAAACAAACGAGCAAtgcaacaacaccaacaacaacaactgggAGCAGGAAGAAAATTTGCCAGAAAATAATGAAACACTTAATTTTAGTCCAGTGATCAAAATCAATCCATTTTCGTTAAGTGAAAGAATAAATGAATCATCAGAGGATActtttcaaccaaaaaataaaaatgaacaatCCGAATCAAATAGTTTGTTCTTACGAAGTTTATTAGCTGACTTAAATAAACTTTCCGGTAGAAAACAACGAATTTTTAAGCGAAAAACTTTAGAAGTGCTAGAAGATTTATTTAACGAAGGAGAATATGATATTCCTAGAGATGAAAGTAATGTTAGACAATGCCAACTAACGAGATCTAACTACAActttcaacaacaacaagcaGTTATAGCTGAAAAATTCGTTCACAAAACGGAACCTACAAGTCCAtag